The genomic segment TTAAACACCAGGGCAAACAGCACCCCAATCTTTTCACGACACTGCTCTCAGCTAAAAAGTCCCCTTGGGTTCGTCCGCAGTAAGTTCTTTCTCCCAACCCCATCCCTCAACGATCACCGGTAAGCTTTCTGTCTCCACATTTTGCTGTttctagaaactttttttttttttttttgagatggagtcttgctccgtcacccaagctggaatgcagtggcacaatcttggctcactataatctccgcctcgtgggttcaagtgattatcccgtctcagcctctcaagtagctgggattacaagtgcccaccagctcacctggctaatctttgtatttttagtagacacgggatttcaccgtgttgggtcaggctggtctcaaactcctgagctcaagtgatctgcctgcctcggcttcccaaagtgctgggattacaggcataaatcaccactcctggcttctAGAAACTTATATAGTGCAACTGATGTGTTACCTAGTCTTCACTGTTCTGACGGCTCCAGCAGCTGGGGGAGAACCCCACTTAGAGGGCAAGGTAAAAAAGAGTAttgggggctgggcacaatggctcacacctgtaagttcagcactttgggaggccgaggctggtggaccacaaggtcaggagttcaagaccaagcctggccagcatggtccccatctctactaaagatacaaacaatcagccaggtgtggtggcacgtgcctgtaatcccagctacttggcaggctgaggcagaactgcttgaacctgggaggtggaggttgcagtgagccgatatagcaatgttgcactccagcctgggtgacaggatgagacctcatctcagaaaataaaagaaaaaaagagtattatTCATCCAGCTTGACAGAGCAGCCaaatctgctctgctgtggggtGAAGGTTTACTGTTTGCTGACTGCCCTCCTGGTTTGGACCCAAGACTCCTGGGCTTTCCAGCTCCTGCCTGTCAAACTCCTTGTCAAACCCCTGCGATCACACAATCCACCTGCAAGGGTCAGCTCACCGGCTCCCAGGATCTGAGACAGGCTCGGGAGACGGCAGAGGTCACTCCGGGAAAAACAATTCCACACGCAGAAGGCATCAACCAGCACCAACGCTCCACTGCGGCCAGTGATCAAAGGTGTCCCGTGGTCATTTGAACAACCTCCCTGCTTCCCCACACCCTGGCCGATTAGTCCTTCCTGGGTGGAGAACCTGGCTCGGTCCGTGCAACCTTCCTCCCCACACCAGTACTTACTTGAACTCTGCTTAAATCCAGTGGCTGAGTGGACGATGACATTCAGAAACCCATAGAGCCCCGGAGACTCATAATCTGTACAAGAGACCAAAGAGGTAAGCGTCTGTTGTGCCGGGAAAGGGAGGCAGGTGACAGGCTAACTCTGCTTCAGAATCAACCATCCCAGAGACACAGCGTAGCTGCCATCCACCCAGCACAAGGCAAGCCAGTGTCACGGGCCAAAAGCATACCCATCATGATTTCTGTCTTGGGGATCTCAGGGTCCACTTGGGTTCCAGGGACCCAAAGTGTAATAATGTTCCAAAGACACAGAGGGGGTCGGGGTGATAGGGACGtggatggggtgtgtgtggacaGGTGTGCATagcatgtgctgtgtgtgtgactGAGCATATGTGCAACAGTGAATGCAAGACATGGCTTGACCCAAAGTGCCAACCAGCAAGTAGTTGGAGGAGGGAGGGCtgggagggtgggagtggggccGGATCAAGGCATGGAGCATCGGAGGAGCGTCCACTGTAGCCCTTGTGACTAGGAAGGTGATTAGCCGAGTGTCTCCTCAACCACCCAGCAGTAGCCACTCAGGGAGAAACCGCTCCTAACCCATCTCATCCACTCCTGGGAGGAGACAAGAGGCCCTAACAAGCACACCTCTTCCTTCCAAACCAAAGTCCATTAGTCCCAACAAAAGTGCTAAAAGGAAGTGGGGGTCAGCCCCTGGGCCAGCTGCCTGCCCTCCCTGCAGGTGCCCTGTGCACAGGAGGACGGGCCCACCTTCCTTGCTGATGGTCAGTGGAATGCTGTGGACCGTCTGCAGTTTGACACACCAGTTGGTCAGCATCTGCAGCTCCACGGATGTCAGGGAGAAGCTTTTGAAACCTGGGAGGTTGGAAGAGAGGTGCACCAATTGGTCAGTGAGCTCCTTggccctcctgcccctccccctaGACCCACACCACATCCTGGGGAAGGGGCATGGCAAGAACTAGTGCCAGGACTTGGAGGCTCAGGAGAGGGCACTTGGCTCCCAAGTGCAATGCTGGTCCGGCAGCAGAGCAAGGTGTGGCTCTGGAAGGCCCAGGCCTGGAGGAGTCTTGGCGTGAGACTCACAAACACACGTCACGCACTACCTATGCTCAGCCACAAGGCAGGTCTGAGAATAAGCGGCTGGTCAGGGAGCACCTCcctgtgaggtctccccagacaGACAGCAGCCACATCTCTTCCCCCATTTCTCCACTGGGGGAGGAAAAGGGGCTTATTTCTGGGCATAATGCTGAACAGGGAATAGATGCTGCCACTCTAGAAATGGCTGGGGCTCCCATGTTATGACAGGAAACCCAGGGCCAGGAGCACTGGCAGGGCTGCTCGGAGCTCCTCGTTGCCCCAGACCACGGGGTCAATGCGGGCTGAGGCGTGGCTCTGCATAGGTGAGAAGGATAAGCCTGAGGGGATGAGAGGTCAGACCAGGTCAGAGGTGCACAGAGCGCCTGCCCAGCATCCCTGTGAAAAACGATGCTTTGCAGGTAATGGCCCACAGCTGTGGGAGGACCAGGCCACCTGGATATGGTGCTCAGCCCAGCTCCCCCACTAGAGGGACAGTGGTGTACAGAGTGCCAGTGGGAACGTCTAGGTAAGGGTGGCACATCAATCCCAAACCTCCAAGGAGGAAACTGGGTgtgccccgccccccccccccccccccccccccccccggccccTGCGGAAcacaggacagaaggaaggagcgCCCTGACAGAGGGAAGTGCCCAGAGAAGGAAGGGGCTGCCCCAGAGGGAGGGAGCACCCCTGTGCTGACAGCAGGCAGCTGGGCCATGTGGACAGGGCAGTGGGGCCAGTGCAGTGTGGCTACCCAAGTGGTCCCAGCCAAGGGCTCCTTTAGCACCTGCTGGGGCAGGGAAGGCCTGGGGGAGTACGGGGCAGATGAGGGGAAATGGGGGAGGCCAAGAAAATGGAGTGGTGGCAGGGTCCTGGAAAGGCCTAGGGGGCAGGCCAGGGGGTGGGGTGTATGTGCAGTAGGCTGGGGAAATGAATGCCCGGAGGATGGGGGCAGGATAGGTTCGGGGTGTGTCCAAGTGAAAACTCAGTGCCATTAGACGGTCAGGAGTGGAGAGACAAGACGGCTGGGAGGCCTACGGGGATGATCGTCTCCAACTTGTTTTCTAAATGAGCCTTCCACCTAACACTTCACTTGATAAAacccctcaaaacaaaaaagaaagtttcaaacCACAGGAGCTGCCAGCCTGGCCCTGGTGTTTCAAAGCCCAGCCCTCTCAGGACAGAGGACACTCACACTTCTGCTGCTCCCGGATATTCTCCCTCCACTCTGCACGCTCATAGCCAGAGGAGATCAGGAACGTGTAACTCTAGGGTGGGCGAGACGAACAAACCCAGTTACCTCCACTCTGTGAATGCAGCCCCTCCCCTAGGCCCCGCATCCTGAACCATTCCAAGCCCTCCAGCATCTGGCTGTGACTTTCTCCGGTCACTTGGTACTTTACCCACAAAATGGAACTACACAGCAAAGGACGCTGCCTGGGCATCAGAAGACCACAAGAACTCAAGCCAGTGGCCAGAGGTGAGAACCCAGAAGCCTCTCTCCTGCCTGCCTGGCTGACTGAGCTCCTGCATTCTAGCTGCCTCCTTAAAAGGACCATCCAGGCATTTGCCTGTGAACTTAAAGTGTCCACACCCTATTCCCTTAGAAATGCTGTTAGCTGTCATGcgtgctgtctctctctctctctgactcttcACTTGTGCCTCGTGTGATTTAGGGACAGAGGACTGCCCACCCTCCTCATGGCAACTCCTTGTCCAAAACCTGTAGGTAAAAAATCTCGGAACTAGTTTCCCATGGTGGTGGTGTGCTTCCGAAAAGCTAGGCAGTGTTTTCCTAGGTCAGGTTTTCCCAGGGATGCCGGCGAAAACAGAAGATCAGGCTCCCAGTGCCATAGCAATGGCCAGGCAGGCATAAACTAGACATGGTTTAAACTTGCCGGTGTAAACACGTTTCCCTCATGAGGGACCCCTGGTCACAGATGAGATAACTAAGCATAAGGTCGTCTACCAGGTATAAGAAGTATCCCATGAAAGGCATACTGTAGAGACCACGACCAGTTCCCTTCATTTTTCTGGAAGGCTGGGTTGGCAGTCCCTGTGGTATGGTGCTCCGCATTAAGCCGGGGGTTCTCAGAACAATCGGGCACCTAGCTGTGCCCAGATGCCCAGCCCTCCAAGACCTGAGCGCTCATATATGTCCCAGAGACCAGACCTGGGGCTCAGAGGCCTGACAGAGAGAGCACCCACTGGCTGTGTGTGGGGGCTGCTGCCCAACAAGACCACACGGAGCCCGGCCCTTGCTTCCCCCACCTGCCCCCCACCATGCACCTTCTCTCTCTGAATGTCACTCTTGATCTGGGAGATCTTGATCTTCAGAGCGTCCAGCTCCTCGTCCGGCACCAGGGGGATGTTGGGCACTGCCTCCGATTCGTCCACCATCTGGAAGCTGAGATCCGTGAGTAGAATGTACCATTTGCAGTCATACTGCTGGGTTTTGCTGGGGGCGGGGAGAGAAGGACACTGACATGCACCAACTACCTTCCACGGCTGATGTCACTGCTGCCAAGAACCCAAGAGCCCGTGTTCCTGACCACACACGGCTCACCCGACCGAATCCCAGTACGTGTTCCATGGAACCGACTGGGATGAAGCCACTGGCAGGCGCTGGTGGCCCCGGCCTCAGCCTCAGTGATTCCTGGGAACAGACACTCTGAACACGTgaccccaggccccaggcctCTCAGGAGTCTAGATGCATCTTATCCTATGCTGACCCTAAGGTGGAGGGCTCATGTGGGAGCACGTCAAGGCTGCACAATGACAGGACAGGGCTGAAGTCCACCCCCAGGGCTGTAAGAGTTTCAACGACTGTAGATAAAGCTGGCGTCATCCCCTCGCCTGACAGATGGGAGAACGAAGGCTCTCCTCTGAGTTGACTGATTCAACCCACTCAGCAGGGCAGGATGAGGGGAAGAGCCTGTGCTGGTCTTCCTAGTGCAGCCTTTGCTCTACTCCAACCTGGTGCAACCTGGGTGAACCCAATccctggagggaggaggggagtgtGTGCAGGGGTACGCTGAGAATAACTCAGGAGTCACCACCCAGCACTGCCTGCAGCCCCTGACCTCAAACGGTCCTGAGGTGGCCTTTCCGCAATGGTCCTGGAAGTCATGGTCGGGTTTACCCCTCACTACAGGAGTCAAAGCTGGTCCCCAGGATGCCCCATGACGTCTCCTGCTAGTGACAATCTTTAACCTGGGCCCTGACATTGTGCCCAAGTAGCAACGGAATGTAAAAAGAGCACCTAGCTACATTGCTGCTGGCCTCCG from the Callithrix jacchus isolate 240 chromosome 1, calJac240_pri, whole genome shotgun sequence genome contains:
- the LOC100390034 gene encoding breakpoint cluster region protein-like isoform X4 — its product is MRKASRSVGSVPKVSGISKTQTAEKIKPENSSSASTGGKPVKPGTAASLSKHRQLLKDSFMVELVEGARKLRHVFLFTDLLLCTKLKKQSGGFQMVDESEAVPNIPLVPDEELDALKIKISQIKSDIQREKSYTFLISSGYERAEWRENIREQQKCFKSFSLTSVELQMLTNWCVKLQTVHSIPLTISKEDYESPGLYGFLNVIVHSATGFKQSSSKYWCGEEGCTDRARFSTQEGLIGQGVGKQGGCSNDHGTPLITGRSGALVLVDAFCVWNCFSRSDLCRLPSLSQILGAGELTLAGGLCDRRGLTRSLTGRSWKAQESWVQTRRAVSKQ
- the LOC100390034 gene encoding breakpoint cluster region protein-like isoform X1, with the protein product MHRFACKCITKRQPRMRKASRSVGSVPKVSGISKTQTAEKIKPENSSSASTGGKPVKPGTAASLSKHRQLLKDSFMVELVEGARKLRHVFLFTDLLLCTKLKKQSGGKTQQYDCKWYILLTDLSFQMVDESEAVPNIPLVPDEELDALKIKISQIKSDIQREKSYTFLISSGYERAEWRENIREQQKCFKSFSLTSVELQMLTNWCVKLQTVHSIPLTISKEDYESPGLYGFLNVIVHSATGFKQSSSKYWCGEEGCTDRARFSTQEGLIGQGVGKQGGCSNDHGTPLITGRSGALVLVDAFCVWNCFSRSDLCRLPSLSQILGAGELTLAGGLCDRRGLTRSLTGRSWKAQESWVQTRRAVSKQ
- the LOC100390034 gene encoding breakpoint cluster region protein-like isoform X5, coding for MNKTFWKHRQLLKDSFMVELVEGARKLRHVFLFTDLLLCTKLKKQSGGKTQQYDCKWYILLTDLSFQMVDESEAVPNIPLVPDEELDALKIKISQIKSDIQREKSYTFLISSGYERAEWRENIREQQKCFKSFSLTSVELQMLTNWCVKLQTVHSIPLTISKEDYESPGLYGFLNVIVHSATGFKQSSSKYWCGEEGCTDRARFSTQEGLIGQGVGKQGGCSNDHGTPLITGRSGALVLVDAFCVWNCFSRSDLCRLPSLSQILGAGELTLAGGLCDRRGLTRSLTGRSWKAQESWVQTRRAVSKQ
- the LOC100390034 gene encoding breakpoint cluster region protein-like isoform X2, translating into MRKASRSVGSVPKVSGISKTQTAEKIKPENSSSASTGGKPVKPGTAASLSKHRQLLKDSFMVELVEGARKLRHVFLFTDLLLCTKLKKQSGGKTQQYDCKWYILLTDLSFQMVDESEAVPNIPLVPDEELDALKIKISQIKSDIQREKSYTFLISSGYERAEWRENIREQQKCFKSFSLTSVELQMLTNWCVKLQTVHSIPLTISKEDYESPGLYGFLNVIVHSATGFKQSSSKYWCGEEGCTDRARFSTQEGLIGQGVGKQGGCSNDHGTPLITGRSGALVLVDAFCVWNCFSRSDLCRLPSLSQILGAGELTLAGGLCDRRGLTRSLTGRSWKAQESWVQTRRAVSKQ
- the LOC100390034 gene encoding uncharacterized protein LOC100390034 isoform X3, with translation MHRFACKCITKRQPRMRKASRSVGSVPKVSGISKTQTAEKIKPENSSSASTGGKPVKPGTAASLSKHRQLLKDSFMVELVEGARKLRHVFLFTDLLLCTKLKKQSGGFQMVDESEAVPNIPLVPDEELDALKIKISQIKSDIQREKSYTFLISSGYERAEWRENIREQQKCFKSFSLTSVELQMLTNWCVKLQTVHSIPLTISKEDYESPGLYGFLNVIVHSATGFKQSSSKYWCGEEGCTDRARFSTQEGLIGQGVGKQGGCSNDHGTPLITGRSGALVLVDAFCVWNCFSRSDLCRLPSLSQILGAGELTLAGGLCDRRGLTRSLTGRSWKAQESWVQTRRAVSKQ